The genomic window ctcttcACCCAGTACTGTTCCCTTGTTTCCACTGTCCTCTTCTATCTCTCGGCTGCCATCAACCCTGTCCTCTATAACACCATGTCTAGGAAGTACCGGTCAGCTGCTGCCCAACTGTTTGGTCTACAGGAGACTCAACCACCACGAGGGAGAACAGCAAGCACTGTCAAAGGAGAGAGTTCACCTGCCTGGACAGAGTCCACTGTTAGCCTGTGACTGTAGCCAATTTGGAGGGTGAATGGGCGCTAGATATATACTTCTCTGATTTTGATATGTAGTTGTTGTGATCAACCTCTTCTTGTGTGTTTCTCATCAGTGACCACTGCTTTCCCTGGTTGATCAAATTCAAACAGGCACCATTATGGACCATCAGGATTATTTGGTCTTTATCCAAGAGAGCACCGGCTTACGCATAACGTCCATGGACGTTGATTATTGattgaaatttggtcagtccgcCCTGGCCTTGCGTTGAACATATTAATTGAATTAGCCTCAAGGACTCTGAATAAGACTGTTGCTTTGATGTCACAACTCGCGCGGCAAAGACAGACAAAGGCGTTTGAGAACATGttttataaaatatttataaGGCGTTTCTGTCACCCAAAAAGAAGCACACCATTAGCAACACAAACTATTAAACAGCTCTTGAAACGGACACATATGCATTTTCTACAAATcacacatgcaacacacacacaaaccaaaatAGTTATTACGCTTGCCTTAATTGATATGTGAACTGTATTCTGGATGACAAAGAAAAGCACTGTAGACCGTGATGCACTTCTCTGTACTCTGAGAGAGAAGGACtgaagtgctgtgtgtgtgtttgtttatgttgaGTGAATGGGTGTGTTGGGGTATGTGTATTTATGGTGAGTGACGTCGTgttttggggtgtgtgtgtgtgtgtgtgtgtgtgtgtgtgtgtgtgtgtgttattggttttagtgtccttgtggggaccagaagtcaaAACAAGGAAAATGTTGCTATTTTGCAGGTTTttgaaaaaggctattttagtcttaggggttaggtttagggtttcaattaaggttagggttaaaattagggttaagagttagggttattgaaaatgtgtgtgtgtgggtgtgtgtgtgtgtgtgtgtgtgtgtgtgtgtgtgtgtgtgtgtgtgtgtgtgtgtgtgtgtgtgtgtgtgtgtgtgtgtgtgtgtgtgtgtgtgtttatgactgAGACTTTGACCTGAATGCTACACCACACCCTGTGAGAATGATGCTAGAGTAAGACACACATTACATTTTCACATTTGAGTAATCtcgcagacgctcttatccagagcgacatacagtCAATGCATTCAGCTAAATCAGTAAAGTagtaaaaccacatatcacaatcaTTGCTAGTCTTTGTTGGTTAATGTAGCTACTAGAGACAGAAAAGTAGAAAAGTAATAGAAAgaagtgagacacacacatacacacacacacatacacacatacacacacacagactgagtaCCTGTTGCAGTGAAAAGTTGATGGGTCACTGACTTGCTGTGATCAGACCTCTGGACTTCTGTCATCTGaggtgtcttctctctctctattgctctatATGTCgaccactttctctctctctctctctctctctctttctctttctgtgtgtgtgtgtgtgtgtgtgtgtgtgtgtgtgtgtgtgtgtgtgtgtgtgtgtgtgtgtgtgtgtgtgtgtgtgtgtgtgtgtgtgtgtgtgtgtgtgtgtgtgtctgtgtgtgtgtgtgtgtgtgtgtgtgtgtgtgtgtgtgtgtgtgtgtgtgtgtgtgtcacctgtaGTTGAAGTGCATGACGGCCTGAAGGGCGTTTCCTCCCCCTGTTGTGATGTCACCTTCTAATCCAGGAAGTAGTGGAGTGACCACGTACACACGGAACTTCTTGCCTTCCCTACAGAGAGATAAAAACTCATCAAATACTGCAccttacacaccaacacacacacactaaaacacacaaacacacacacctcacacaccaacacacccacactaaaacacacacaaacacacacacctcacacaccaacacacacactaaaacacacacaaacacacacacctcacacaccaacacacacactaaaacacacacaaaccaacacacccactaaaacacacacaaacacacacacctcacacaccaacacaaacacactaaaacacacacaaacacacacacctcacacaccaacacacacactaaaacacacacaaacacacacaccttacacaccaacacacacacactaaaacacacaaacacacacacctcacacaccaacacacacacactaaaacacacacaaacacacacacctcacacaccaacacacacactaaaacacacactaaaacacacacacctcacacaccaacacacacactaaaacacacacaaacacaccaacacacacacacacacacacacactaaaacacacacaaacacacacacctcacacaccaacacacacacacactaaaacacacacaaacatacacacctcacacaccaacacacacactgtgtttgtgtgcgtgcgtgtgtgtgcggtCATAAATGTCCTGTGTAGGTAAACAGCACAGAGCAAAGGGCAGAGAAATAATCTCCCCAAGAACCTCCATCATAGATCATAATCTGGCCATACtgttggccacacacacacacacacacacggacacaaacacacaggaacacataCACATGCCGGCTTTGCTTTAACCATTAGGTGGCGTGCTAGGTCTAAGCTAGGGCTGCCAGTaggaccccctccctccctccctccctccctccctccctccctccctccctccctccctccctccctctctgtttttcAGTTGTGACAGTTGTTTCTGCTCCATTCAATGATGAGAAAAACTAGAgcacgtgcatgtgtgtgaggtgtgaatGTGCCATATTTAAAAACGTAGTTTTTTCTCTTTTGAGATTTCTCATCAAATCACAGAGGAGGACATCAATCTATTGATCTTACGTGGaggctccagagagagagagagagaaagagagagagagagagagagagagagagagagagagagagagagagagagagagagagagagagagagagagagagagagagagagagagagagagagagagagagagagaaatgtggacTGCGTTTCTGAAACCAGAATATTCAATGTCACAGACTGATGTTGTTTGGATGTTTTTGTTGTTTACCCATTTCTCTTGGCTGGGTTTTTGTCGGAGGAGCTTTCCAGTGTcacatcacaaaaccctgactgTGACTCACCTTCAGTCTAGTTTACCGTGTTTTCAACTGATGCATAAGAGCGCATGAAGgggacagagcaagagagggacACTTTTTGGAGGATGTTGTTTTAGAAGGTCGTCTTTTATCGCTCATCATTTATCGATTTAAAAATGTATCTATGTAATTTAGACCAATATATAGCCCTATCAATACCATAGGAAAATTAATATCAGATCCTATTCatgtttgtttaatacttttgTACAATGCGCTCAAAGGATGCTCGAGTATTATTTTCTTTCTTCAGACATGTATTGTAGCTTGTGATATGTTTAATAACATTCAAAGGCTATACTTTATTTCTTACAAGtaaaatacttttgtaaatggAAGACAAGATGGGAAGGTGTGTTTTATTGCTCCAGTGCAAGATTGTTCTAAAATAGAGGAGGACTAGGAGCTTAAAACCATAAGATCCTTTACgcatcacacacacgcactcaagAGGAATATAGGACATGCGGAGACAAGAGGAGCGCGCCAGCCGCACCAAGGAGAACCTCCAGCAGCCGTGTGAATGACCCGCTGGCAGCATGCGCTCCTGGCCCAACCGAACTGACTGTCTCTCTCCCGTTaactgcagctgggaggagaaCTACTGGAACTACTACTTTAACGGGAGCTACCGGGGTCCCGTGCCCCCCGAAAACCTGTTCCCCATCCCCGTTCTAATGGGAATCACCATCACCTGTGCTCTCCTGTTCCTGGCGGGAGTGACCGGAAATGTAATGACTATACTGGTCGTGTCTAAGTACAGAGACATGAGAACAACCACTAACCTCTACTTATGTAGCATGGCTGTCTCAGACTTGTTGATATTCCTCTGTATGCCCCCTGATGTGTATCGGTTATGGAAGTACAGGCCATGGATATTTGGAGATACATTCTGTAAGCTGTTTCAGTTCGTTAGTGAGTGCTGCACTTATTCAACAATTTTGAATATAACCGCTCTGTCCGTGGAGCGGTACCTGGCCATCTGCTTCCCACTTCGCGCCAAACGCCTGGTCACCAAGCGACGTGTCCGTGCGCTCATCCTCTTTCTCTGGCTCGTGTCGCTGATGAGCGCGGGACCTGTCTTCGTTCTGGTGGGAGTGGAGCACGAGACTCGCCCAGCGGCGGGAAACTCTGTGACTGCTGGTGGGGCGgaaggacagacagagatagacactAGCGAGTGTAAACCCACCCAGTACGCGGTTGAGTCTGGGCTTCTAGCCGCCATGGCGTTGGTTAGCTCTGTGTTTTTCTTCCTGCCGGTGTTTTGTTTGACTGTGGTGTACAGTTTGATTGGACGAAGGTTGTggaagagacggagagagaacaATATTGGAGCCAACGTAGCACACAGGGACAAGAGCAACAGACAGACCGTCAAGATGTTAGGTAGGGTGCAATACATGTTGCTCATATTCAAAACTATGTTTTAAGCACGGCATAATTGAGATATGGAtgtttataatatttttttaaaaggcaCAGAATTGGAGACATTTAAAAAAGGAAAAATATTGCTTCCGATACGAATTAAATCAATCAAACATTGTAACAAGACAAGGATAATGCAAATAATGTAGATATAACGTTAGGCTGTGTATACTTTATACAGTCAGCACAGTAACCTAATAGCCATGATAACAGCCAGTCGTGTAAAGCTTTACCAAAGTCATTTAATTAGCCATAACTATAGTTTCCCCCTCACACCCCTCTCTGCTATTTCTCTCAATGAAAAACTGATTACTGATATTTGCATTTCATGTTTAATGGTTGGAATACATTTTATgtgcctcccctcctccctcaatTCCCCCTTCCcactctcccattctctctattattattagCATAAAAGGAGAAATCCAATGTTACAAACATGTAttatctgtctcccctctctctctctctctccagctgtagTGGTCTTTGCCTTCGTCCTGTGCTGGCTGCCTTTCCACTTGCATCGTTACCTTATGTCCCATTCCTCCgagggctcctctcctctctggtctctcttcACCCAGTACTGTTCCCTTGTTTCCACTGTCCTCTTCTATCTCTCGGCTGCCATCAACCCTGTCCTCTATAACACCATGTCTAGGAAGTACCGGTCAGCTGCTGCCCAACTGTTTGGTCTACAGGAGACTCAACCACCACGAGGGAGAACAGCAAGCACTGTCAAAGGAGAGAGTTCACCTGCCTGGACAGAGTCCACTGTTAGCCTGTGACTGTAGCCAATTTGGAGGGTGAATGGGCGCTAGATATATACTTCTCTGATTTTGATATGTAGTTGTTGTGATCAACCTCTTCTTGTGTGTTTCTCATCAGTGACCACTGCTTTCCCTGGTT from Salvelinus namaycush isolate Seneca chromosome 40, SaNama_1.0, whole genome shotgun sequence includes these protein-coding regions:
- the LOC120033700 gene encoding growth hormone secretagogue receptor type 1-like, giving the protein MRSWPNRTDCLSPVNCSWEENYWNYYFNGSYRGPVPPENLFPIPVLMGITITCALLFLAGVTGNVMTILVVSKYRDMRTTTNLYLCSMAVSDLLIFLCMPPDVYRLWKYRPWIFGDTFCKLFQFVSECCTYSTILNITALSVERYLAICFPLRAKRLVTKRRVRALILFLWLVSLMSAGPVFVLVGVEHETRPAAGNSVTAGGAEGQTEIDTSECKPTQYAVESGLLAAMALVSSVFFFLPVFCLTVVYSLIGRRLWKRRRENNIGANVAHRDKSNRQTVKMLAVVVFAFVLCWLPFHLHRYLMSHSSEGSSPLWSLFTQYCSLVSTVLFYLSAAINPVLYNTMSRKYRSAAAQLFGLQETQPPRGRTASTVKGESSPAWTESTVSL